One Burkholderia thailandensis E264 genomic window carries:
- the egtB gene encoding ergothioneine biosynthesis protein EgtB — translation MTKNEESTLGLASDLARGFTDVRRYSVELAKPLSAEDQALQSMPDASPTKWHLAHTTWFFETVILARHARGYKLFDSRYPYLFNSYYEALGPRHARAQRGMLSRPSLGDVHRYRRHVDDALLDLLRTSDLPTLIAIEPEITLGLHHEQQHQELILTDILHAFSLNPLLPAYRSDDATPPADARRANGAMRWLSGPSGIVEIGHDGRGFSFDNERPRHRTMLHPYQIAERLVTNGEYAAFIDDGGYARPEFWLSDGWAIVQREEWKAPLYWIASDGGEGLGWREFGFGGLQPLMLDAPVSHVSFYEAAAYAEWARARLPTEAEWEAAFDAPDIVQMTGCVWQWTRSSYGPYPGFRPMAGVAAEYNGKFMVGQQVLRGGSVATPPGHARATYRNFFPPAARWQFTGVRLARDI, via the coding sequence ATGACGAAGAACGAAGAGTCGACGCTCGGGCTCGCGTCGGACCTGGCGCGCGGCTTCACGGACGTGCGCCGATACAGCGTCGAGCTCGCGAAGCCGTTGTCGGCGGAGGACCAGGCGCTGCAATCGATGCCGGACGCGAGTCCGACGAAGTGGCATCTCGCGCACACGACATGGTTCTTCGAGACCGTGATCCTCGCGCGGCATGCGCGTGGCTACAAGCTGTTCGATTCGCGCTATCCGTATCTCTTCAATTCGTATTACGAAGCGCTCGGCCCGCGCCATGCGCGAGCGCAGCGCGGGATGCTGTCGCGTCCGTCGCTGGGCGACGTGCATCGCTATCGGCGTCACGTCGACGACGCGCTGCTCGACCTGCTGCGCACGTCCGATCTGCCGACGCTGATCGCGATCGAGCCGGAGATCACGCTTGGCCTGCATCACGAGCAGCAGCATCAGGAACTGATCCTGACGGATATCCTGCATGCGTTCTCGCTGAATCCGCTGCTGCCTGCGTATCGAAGCGACGATGCGACGCCGCCGGCCGATGCGCGGCGCGCGAACGGCGCGATGCGCTGGCTGTCGGGGCCGAGCGGCATCGTCGAGATCGGCCACGACGGCCGCGGCTTCTCGTTCGACAACGAACGGCCGCGCCATCGGACGATGCTGCATCCGTACCAGATCGCGGAGCGGCTCGTGACGAACGGCGAATACGCGGCGTTCATCGACGACGGCGGCTACGCGCGCCCGGAGTTCTGGCTGTCGGACGGATGGGCCATCGTTCAGCGCGAAGAATGGAAGGCGCCCCTCTACTGGATCGCGTCCGACGGCGGCGAAGGGCTCGGCTGGCGCGAGTTCGGCTTCGGCGGCCTGCAGCCGCTGATGCTCGACGCGCCCGTGTCGCACGTGAGTTTCTACGAAGCGGCTGCCTACGCCGAATGGGCGCGCGCGCGGCTGCCGACGGAGGCCGAATGGGAGGCGGCGTTCGACGCGCCGGACATCGTGCAGATGACGGGCTGCGTGTGGCAATGGACGCGCTCGTCGTACGGCCCGTATCCGGGTTTTCGACCGATGGCGGGCGTCGCGGCCGAATACAACGGCAAGTTCATGGTCGGGCAGCAGGTGCTGCGCGGCGGCAGCGTCGCGACGCCGCCCGGGCACGCGCGCGCGACGTATCGCAACTTCTTTCCGCCGGCCGCGCGCTGGCAATTCACGGGAGTGCGTCTTGCGAGAGATATCTGA
- a CDS encoding DUF427 domain-containing protein — protein MTQSSHTVKIPGPDHPITIEATGERVVVKAAGQTLADTRDALTLREASYPPVQYVPRKDVDLAQLERTTHESHCPYKGDASYYSIKGAGARGVNAIWSYETPHDALKRIAGHLAFYPDRVDSITIG, from the coding sequence ATGACCCAGTCAAGTCACACCGTCAAGATTCCTGGCCCGGACCATCCGATCACGATCGAAGCGACGGGCGAGCGCGTCGTCGTCAAGGCGGCCGGTCAAACGCTCGCCGACACGCGCGACGCGCTCACGCTGCGCGAAGCGTCGTATCCGCCGGTGCAGTACGTGCCGCGCAAGGACGTCGATCTCGCGCAGCTCGAGCGCACGACGCACGAGAGCCACTGCCCGTACAAGGGCGATGCGTCCTACTACAGCATCAAGGGGGCGGGCGCGCGCGGCGTCAATGCGATCTGGTCGTACGAGACGCCGCACGACGCGCTCAAGCGGATCGCCGGCCATCTCGCGTTCTATCCCGACCGCGTCGATTCGATCACGATCGGCTGA
- the alr gene encoding alanine racemase → MPRPIVARIHPDAIAHNLAIVRQKAPNSRVWSVVKANAYGHGIERVYPALADADGIALLDLDEAVRVRALGWTKPVLLLEGIFDAADIEIADRHRLTVAVHGDEQLKLLTSAKTTRPIDIQLKMNSGMNRLGYRPSAFRDAWERAAAAPSIGRIALMMHFANADDGEIDWQMSVFDAATDGLPGERTLSNSAAVLWHPRAHRDWVRPGTILYGASPTGATRHVADVPLRAAMTLTSRIIGVQTLSPGETVGYGRRFAAEREMRIGVVACGYADGYPRHAPSGTPIAVDGVLTRVVGRVSMDMLTVDLTPCPHAGVGSTVELWGKQVRVDDVAEAAGTIGYELMCALARRVPVVVDPHPAAETHAQPARTGSYGR, encoded by the coding sequence ATGCCCCGCCCCATCGTCGCCCGCATCCACCCCGACGCCATCGCGCACAATCTTGCAATCGTCCGGCAAAAAGCGCCGAACTCGCGCGTCTGGTCGGTCGTCAAGGCGAACGCTTACGGCCACGGCATCGAGCGCGTCTATCCGGCGCTCGCCGACGCGGACGGCATCGCGCTGCTCGACCTCGATGAAGCGGTGCGCGTGCGCGCGCTCGGCTGGACGAAGCCCGTGCTGCTGCTCGAAGGCATCTTCGATGCGGCGGACATCGAGATCGCGGATCGCCATCGGCTGACCGTCGCCGTGCACGGCGACGAGCAATTGAAGCTGCTGACGTCGGCGAAAACGACGCGCCCGATCGACATCCAGTTAAAGATGAACTCCGGGATGAACCGGCTCGGCTATCGGCCGAGCGCGTTCCGCGATGCGTGGGAACGCGCGGCCGCCGCGCCGTCGATCGGCCGCATCGCGCTGATGATGCACTTCGCGAACGCCGACGACGGCGAGATCGACTGGCAAATGAGCGTGTTCGACGCCGCGACGGACGGCCTGCCCGGCGAGCGCACGCTGTCGAACTCGGCCGCCGTGCTGTGGCATCCGCGCGCGCACCGCGACTGGGTGCGGCCCGGCACGATCCTGTACGGCGCGTCGCCGACGGGCGCGACCCGCCATGTCGCCGACGTGCCGCTGCGGGCCGCGATGACGCTCACGAGCCGGATCATCGGCGTGCAAACGCTGTCGCCGGGCGAGACGGTCGGCTACGGGCGCCGCTTCGCGGCCGAGCGCGAGATGCGCATCGGCGTCGTCGCGTGCGGATATGCGGACGGCTACCCGCGCCACGCGCCGAGCGGCACGCCGATCGCGGTCGACGGCGTGCTCACGCGGGTGGTCGGGCGCGTGTCGATGGACATGCTGACCGTCGATCTCACGCCGTGCCCGCACGCGGGCGTCGGCTCGACTGTCGAGCTGTGGGGCAAGCAGGTGCGCGTCGACGACGTCGCCGAAGCCGCCGGCACGATCGGCTACGAGCTGATGTGCGCGCTCGCGCGGCGCGTGCCGGTCGTCGTCGATCCGCATCCCGCCGCCGAGACGCACGCGCAGCCCGCGCGGACCGGGAGCTACGGGCGCTGA
- a CDS encoding enoyl-CoA hydratase codes for MERSSHASPPPLLRDDHDGVATLRLNRPSQFNALSEALLDALQRELAALADDPRVRCVVLAAEGRAFCAGHDLREMRATPDLAYYRGLFGRCSRVMQAIRALPVPVVARVHGIATAAGCQLVASCDLAIAADTARFAVSGINVGLFCSTPAVALSRNVSAKRAFDMLVTGRFIDAATAVDWGLVNEAVPQDALDAAVARTVAAIVSKSPAAVRYGKAMFDRQRQMPLDDAYAYASDVMARNMMDADACEGIDAFLDKRAPRWRT; via the coding sequence ATGGAACGATCCAGCCACGCATCGCCGCCGCCGCTGTTGCGCGACGATCACGACGGCGTCGCGACGCTGCGCCTGAACCGGCCGTCGCAGTTCAACGCGTTGTCCGAGGCGCTGCTCGACGCGTTGCAGCGCGAGCTCGCGGCGCTCGCCGACGATCCGCGCGTGCGCTGCGTCGTGCTCGCCGCGGAGGGCCGCGCGTTCTGCGCGGGCCACGATCTGCGCGAGATGCGCGCCACGCCGGATCTCGCGTACTACCGCGGTCTGTTCGGCCGCTGCAGCCGCGTGATGCAGGCGATCCGCGCGCTGCCCGTGCCCGTCGTCGCGCGCGTGCACGGCATCGCGACGGCGGCGGGCTGCCAGCTCGTCGCGTCGTGCGATCTCGCGATCGCCGCCGATACGGCGCGCTTTGCGGTGTCGGGCATCAACGTCGGGCTGTTCTGCTCGACGCCCGCAGTCGCGCTGTCGCGCAACGTGTCCGCGAAGCGCGCGTTCGACATGCTCGTCACCGGGCGCTTCATCGACGCGGCGACGGCCGTCGACTGGGGCCTCGTCAACGAGGCGGTGCCGCAGGACGCGCTCGACGCGGCCGTTGCGCGCACGGTCGCGGCGATCGTGTCGAAGAGCCCCGCCGCAGTGCGCTACGGCAAGGCGATGTTCGACCGGCAGCGGCAGATGCCGCTCGACGACGCCTACGCGTATGCGTCCGACGTGATGGCGCGCAACATGATGGACGCCGACGCATGCGAGGGCATCGACGCGTTTCTCGACAAGCGGGCGCCGCGCTGGCGAACGTGA
- a CDS encoding porin has translation MKKRTAVAMTAAGLAAVATAHAQSSVTLYGIVDNGIAYQSSSTSLGSTTGGRSAVKMSTGVWAGSRFGLKGSEDLGGGSKAIFQLESGFSTANGTSQFAGGIFTRQAWVGLTNPTYGTLTAGRQYTAYYTLLSPYSPTTWLTGYFGAHPGDIDSLDTSYRTNNSLVYMSPKFYGFTFGGSYAFGGQPGSVNAGSTWSAGIQYMNGPLGIAAAFQRVNNSTSGGGDWGANSTTSNGGAQTAVSAINNGYKTAQAQQRVAVTAGYQFSSAWDISVSYSNVQYIPGVNSAFRNTAIFNTAGAVLHFKPSAQWDFAGGYAYTRATQSNGITSAAQYHQFTLSQYYSLSKRTGLYAVEAYQRANGKTLAGGKIIDATASIGDGFNTSPSSSRSQVGVGVGLIHRF, from the coding sequence ATGAAAAAGCGCACAGCGGTCGCGATGACGGCCGCCGGATTGGCGGCTGTCGCCACCGCGCACGCTCAGAGCAGCGTGACGCTTTACGGTATCGTCGATAACGGCATCGCGTATCAGAGCAGCAGCACGTCGCTCGGCTCAACGACGGGCGGCCGCTCGGCGGTGAAGATGTCGACGGGCGTGTGGGCGGGCAGCCGCTTCGGCCTGAAGGGCAGCGAGGACCTCGGCGGCGGCTCGAAGGCGATCTTCCAGCTCGAATCGGGTTTCAGCACGGCCAACGGCACGTCGCAGTTCGCGGGCGGCATCTTCACGCGGCAGGCGTGGGTCGGCCTGACCAATCCGACGTACGGTACGCTGACGGCCGGCCGTCAATACACCGCGTACTACACGCTGCTGTCGCCGTACAGCCCGACGACCTGGCTCACCGGTTACTTCGGCGCGCACCCGGGCGACATCGACTCGCTCGACACCAGCTACCGCACGAACAACTCGCTCGTCTACATGTCGCCGAAGTTCTACGGCTTCACGTTCGGCGGCTCGTATGCGTTCGGCGGCCAGCCGGGCAGCGTGAACGCCGGCTCCACGTGGAGCGCGGGCATCCAGTACATGAACGGTCCGCTCGGCATCGCGGCGGCGTTCCAGCGCGTGAACAACTCGACGTCGGGCGGCGGCGACTGGGGCGCGAATTCGACGACGTCCAACGGCGGCGCGCAGACGGCCGTGTCGGCGATCAACAACGGCTACAAGACCGCGCAGGCGCAGCAGCGCGTCGCGGTCACGGCCGGCTACCAGTTCTCGTCCGCGTGGGACATCTCGGTGTCGTACTCGAACGTGCAGTACATTCCGGGCGTCAACTCGGCGTTCCGCAACACCGCGATCTTCAACACGGCGGGTGCGGTGCTGCACTTCAAGCCGTCCGCTCAGTGGGACTTCGCGGGCGGCTACGCGTACACGCGCGCGACGCAATCGAACGGCATCACGAGCGCGGCGCAGTACCACCAGTTCACGCTGTCGCAGTATTACAGCCTGTCGAAGCGCACGGGCCTTTACGCGGTCGAGGCGTACCAGCGTGCGAACGGCAAGACGCTCGCGGGCGGCAAGATCATCGACGCGACCGCGTCGATCGGCGACGGCTTCAACACGTCGCCGTCGTCGTCGCGCAGCCAGGTGGGCGTCGGCGTCGGTCTGATCCATCGCTTCTGA
- a CDS encoding MOSC domain-containing protein, translating to MPVISELFVYPIKSCAGIATVRAQLLVTGLEYDRNWMVTDPAGAMITQRTHPRLALVRTAIGERELVVNAPGMPELRTPLAATALAGAEPLAATVWRDTVSALDAGAHAARWFSDFLGSPARLARFAPDARRVVGAKWTGAFTSYAQFADGFPILVVGQSSLDDLNARLRRKGASAVPMNRFRPNVVLAGLDAYEEDYVDYLDVQTDNGGVRLSLVKLCTRCPVPTIDQRTGAPDPAWPNEPTDTMSAYRGSQQFGGALTFGKNAIVVNGEGAFLEVGQSADAEIAFRD from the coding sequence ATGCCAGTCATCAGCGAACTTTTCGTCTATCCGATCAAGTCCTGTGCGGGCATTGCGACGGTTCGCGCGCAGTTGCTCGTCACCGGCCTCGAATACGACCGCAACTGGATGGTCACCGATCCGGCGGGCGCGATGATCACGCAGCGCACGCATCCGCGGCTCGCGCTCGTGCGCACGGCGATCGGCGAACGCGAGCTCGTCGTCAACGCGCCGGGGATGCCCGAGCTGCGCACGCCGCTCGCGGCGACGGCGCTCGCGGGCGCCGAGCCGCTCGCCGCCACCGTCTGGCGCGACACCGTGAGCGCGCTCGACGCGGGCGCACACGCGGCGCGCTGGTTCAGCGATTTCCTCGGCTCGCCCGCGCGGCTCGCGCGCTTCGCGCCCGATGCGCGGCGCGTGGTCGGCGCGAAGTGGACGGGTGCGTTCACGTCGTACGCGCAATTCGCCGACGGCTTTCCGATCCTCGTCGTCGGCCAGTCGTCGCTCGACGACCTGAACGCGCGGCTGCGCCGCAAGGGCGCGAGCGCGGTGCCGATGAACCGCTTCCGCCCGAACGTCGTGCTCGCGGGCCTCGACGCCTACGAGGAGGACTACGTCGATTACCTCGACGTGCAGACGGACAACGGCGGCGTGCGCCTGAGCCTCGTCAAGCTATGCACGCGCTGCCCGGTGCCGACGATCGACCAGCGCACGGGCGCGCCGGACCCGGCGTGGCCGAACGAGCCGACCGACACGATGAGCGCCTATCGCGGCAGCCAGCAGTTCGGCGGCGCGCTGACGTTCGGCAAGAACGCGATCGTCGTGAACGGCGAAGGCGCGTTTCTGGAAGTCGGGCAATCGGCCGACGCGGAGATCGCGTTCCGCGATTGA
- a CDS encoding sensor histidine kinase, which produces MTRLNLRAQVALWLLLPFLGLLALDSWLTYQRAMNAAHVAFDRTLASSLKSIREGVRLVGGEVEVDLPYLALEMFESNDGGKIYYLIRGDDGRAITGYRDLPMPGARASAPLYATSFYDAVYRGEPLRMAALRLPVHDVPSAQTRVVWVMVGETIEARQALAREILVGSLLQEGLLVVLALGIVWLGVGRGLRPLNRLSAKVAARAEDDPTPLETIGLPSEVAPLVESINQYVARTQRMQVARRRFFADAAHQLKTPLAAAQAGVELALRPAERERVNVHLRRVNGAVRQAAKIVQQLLSLSRLESDVVPAIECKPVALAKLARSVTLDWSGVARARGIDLGFEAHASVDVMGRADLLGELVGNLIDNAIRYAGDGAVITVRVAREGDVARLEVIDDGPGIAPEERDAVFERFYRSQATLAIEGTGLGLSIVREIARVHRGAVELGDAAGESGAASEGVGAGDAGNETGEGSESDERIEGRSAEQRAARGRGLVVRVTLPALAA; this is translated from the coding sequence GTGACGCGGCTCAATCTGCGCGCGCAGGTCGCGCTGTGGCTGCTGTTGCCGTTCCTCGGGCTGCTCGCGCTCGATTCGTGGCTCACGTACCAGCGCGCGATGAACGCCGCGCACGTCGCGTTCGATCGCACGCTCGCGTCGTCGCTGAAGTCGATTCGCGAGGGCGTGCGGCTCGTCGGCGGCGAGGTCGAGGTCGACCTGCCGTATCTCGCGCTCGAGATGTTCGAGTCGAACGACGGCGGCAAGATCTACTACCTGATCCGCGGCGACGACGGCCGCGCGATCACCGGCTACCGCGATCTGCCGATGCCGGGCGCGCGCGCGAGCGCACCGCTCTATGCGACGTCGTTCTACGACGCCGTGTACCGCGGCGAGCCGTTGCGCATGGCCGCGCTGCGGCTGCCCGTGCACGACGTGCCGAGCGCGCAGACGCGCGTCGTGTGGGTAATGGTCGGCGAGACGATCGAGGCGCGGCAGGCGCTCGCGCGCGAGATCCTCGTCGGCTCGCTGCTGCAGGAGGGCCTGCTCGTCGTGCTCGCGCTCGGCATCGTGTGGCTCGGCGTCGGGCGCGGGCTGCGGCCGCTGAACCGGCTGTCGGCGAAGGTCGCCGCGCGCGCGGAGGACGACCCGACGCCGCTCGAGACGATCGGGCTGCCGAGCGAGGTCGCGCCGCTCGTCGAATCGATCAACCAGTATGTCGCGCGCACGCAGCGCATGCAGGTCGCGCGGCGACGCTTCTTTGCGGACGCCGCGCATCAACTGAAGACGCCGCTCGCGGCCGCGCAGGCGGGCGTCGAGCTCGCGCTGCGGCCCGCCGAGCGCGAGCGCGTGAACGTGCATCTGCGGCGCGTGAACGGCGCGGTGCGGCAGGCGGCGAAGATCGTCCAGCAATTGCTGTCGTTGTCGCGGCTCGAATCGGACGTCGTGCCGGCGATCGAGTGCAAGCCGGTCGCGCTCGCGAAGCTCGCGCGCAGCGTGACGCTCGACTGGTCGGGCGTCGCCCGCGCGCGCGGCATCGATCTCGGTTTCGAGGCGCACGCGAGCGTCGACGTGATGGGGCGCGCGGATCTGCTTGGCGAGCTCGTGGGCAATTTGATCGACAACGCGATCCGCTACGCGGGCGACGGCGCGGTGATCACGGTGCGCGTCGCGCGCGAAGGCGATGTCGCGCGGCTGGAGGTGATCGACGACGGGCCGGGGATCGCGCCCGAAGAACGCGATGCGGTGTTCGAGCGCTTCTACCGCAGCCAGGCGACGCTCGCGATCGAGGGGACGGGGCTCGGGCTGTCGATCGTGCGCGAGATCGCGCGCGTGCATCGCGGCGCGGTCGAGTTGGGGGATGCGGCGGGCGAGAGCGGTGCAGCGAGCGAGGGCGTTGGCGCGGGCGATGCGGGCAACGAAACCGGCGAGGGAAGCGAGAGCGATGAGCGCATCGAGGGGCGCTCGGCCGAACAACGGGCGGCGCGCGGCCGCGGGCTCGTCGTGCGCGTCACGCTGCCGGCCCTGGCGGCGTGA
- a CDS encoding response regulator: protein MRVLLVEDNPILAQSLADALSSARFAVDHMADGEAADHVLHTQDYALVILDLGLPKLDGLEVLRRLRARRNPVPVLILTAHGSVEDRVRGLDLGADDYLAKPFELTELEARARALIRRSLGHDHVRVECGPLEFDSVDRSFRLNNDALALTPRERSVLEVLILRNGRAINKETLSEKIFGLDESVNADAIEIYVHRLRKKLEGSGVAIVTLRGLGYLLEAQPS from the coding sequence ATGCGTGTGCTGCTCGTCGAAGACAACCCGATCCTCGCGCAGTCGCTCGCCGATGCGCTTTCCTCCGCGCGTTTCGCGGTCGACCACATGGCGGACGGCGAGGCCGCCGACCACGTGCTGCACACGCAGGACTACGCGCTCGTGATTCTCGACCTGGGGTTGCCGAAGCTCGACGGTCTCGAAGTGCTGCGGCGGCTGCGCGCGCGGCGCAACCCGGTGCCCGTGCTGATCCTGACCGCGCACGGCTCGGTGGAGGACCGCGTGCGCGGGCTCGATCTCGGCGCGGACGACTACCTCGCGAAGCCGTTCGAGCTGACCGAGCTCGAGGCGCGCGCACGCGCGCTGATCCGGCGCAGCCTCGGGCACGATCACGTGCGCGTCGAATGCGGGCCGCTCGAGTTCGACAGCGTCGACCGGAGTTTTCGTCTGAACAATGACGCGCTCGCGTTGACGCCGCGCGAACGCTCGGTGCTCGAGGTGCTGATCCTGCGCAACGGCCGCGCGATCAACAAGGAGACGTTGTCGGAGAAGATCTTCGGGCTCGACGAATCGGTGAACGCCGACGCGATCGAGATCTACGTGCACCGGCTGCGCAAGAAGCTCGAGGGCAGCGGCGTCGCGATCGTCACGCTGCGCGGGCTCGGCTATCTGCTCGAGGCGCAGCCGTCGTGA
- a CDS encoding ABC transporter substrate-binding protein: MHHAPAGIAAVLFAAASTVCAQVPAGYPGNYQHVIDAAKQEGKLVVYATTDTSLVRPLIKDFESLYGVKIEYNDMNSTELYNRYVSESAAKSASADVLWNSAMDLQVKLVNDGLTAAYDSPETPHVPQWAQYQKQAYGTTYEPLAIVYNKRLIPGNDVPKTRADLIKLLQSQPEKFKGKVTTYDIEKSGVGFNYLTQDAHVNDKVTWELVRAIGATSPKLQSSTGAMMERISSGENLIGYNILGSYAYAKAKKDKSIGYVLPKDYTLVVSRLVTISKQARHPNAAKLWVDYLLSKRGQTLIANQANLYSIRADVSGETSMTSLEKELGDSLKPIQIGSGLLVYLDQSKRLAFLKQWQQALKR; encoded by the coding sequence ATGCATCACGCACCGGCCGGCATCGCCGCCGTTCTTTTCGCCGCCGCAAGCACTGTCTGCGCGCAGGTCCCGGCAGGCTATCCGGGTAACTACCAACACGTGATCGACGCCGCGAAGCAGGAAGGCAAGCTGGTCGTCTACGCGACGACCGACACGTCGCTCGTGCGCCCGCTCATCAAGGATTTCGAAAGCCTGTACGGCGTGAAGATCGAATACAACGACATGAACAGCACCGAGCTTTACAACCGCTACGTGAGCGAAAGCGCCGCGAAAAGCGCGAGCGCCGACGTGCTGTGGAACTCGGCGATGGATCTGCAGGTGAAGCTCGTCAACGACGGGCTGACGGCCGCGTACGATTCGCCGGAGACGCCGCACGTGCCGCAATGGGCGCAGTACCAGAAGCAGGCGTACGGCACGACCTACGAGCCGCTCGCGATCGTCTACAACAAGCGGCTGATTCCCGGGAACGACGTGCCGAAGACGCGCGCCGACCTGATCAAGCTGCTGCAGTCGCAGCCCGAGAAGTTCAAGGGCAAGGTGACGACCTACGACATCGAGAAGTCCGGCGTCGGCTTCAACTATCTGACGCAGGACGCGCACGTGAACGACAAGGTCACGTGGGAGCTCGTGCGCGCGATCGGCGCGACGAGCCCGAAGCTGCAGTCGAGCACGGGCGCGATGATGGAGCGGATCTCGTCGGGCGAGAACCTCATCGGCTACAACATCCTCGGCTCGTATGCGTACGCGAAGGCGAAGAAGGACAAGTCGATCGGCTACGTGCTGCCGAAGGACTACACGCTCGTCGTGAGCCGGCTCGTGACGATCTCGAAGCAGGCGCGGCATCCGAACGCGGCGAAGCTGTGGGTCGACTATCTGCTTTCGAAGCGCGGCCAGACGCTGATCGCGAACCAGGCGAACCTGTACTCGATCCGCGCGGACGTATCGGGCGAAACGTCGATGACGAGCCTCGAGAAGGAGCTCGGCGATTCGCTCAAGCCGATCCAGATCGGCTCGGGCCTGCTCGTCTATCTCGACCAGTCGAAGCGCCTCGCGTTCCTCAAGCAATGGCAGCAGGCGCTCAAGCGCTGA
- a CDS encoding ABC transporter permease, whose translation MLTTSTGRSAPALGGDAQGAQSAGGLRPLAGMLRWIVIAVLTIAVALPIAFIVFQSLLSAPFFDANRTLGVEGFRFIFSDPDFWSAVKNSFVIAGGMLFISIPLGGILAFLMVRTDLPGRRWLEPLVLTPVFVSPMVLAFGYVVAAGPVGFYSVWFKDLFGVASVPWNVYSILAITIIVGLTHVPHVYLYASAALRNLGSDVEEAARVAGARPFRVALDVSLPMTLPALLFSGVLVFFLGFEVFGLPLVLGDPEGHLVLATYLYKLTNKLGVPSYHLMAAVAVCIIAITFPLVLLQRHLLKSANRYVTVKGKAGRATVLPLRAWRWVALAIVAAWLALTVIVPISGIVLRAFVTNWGEGVPLAEVLTVANFVELFEQDNLVRAIANTLGIGVIGGALAIGFYSLVAFAGHRRHDWVARMLDYIVLLPRAVPGLLAGLAFLWIFLFVPGLRELKNSMWSIWIAYTVVWLAYGMRLIQSALLQVGPELEEAGRSVGATRARVSLDVTLPLVRFGLLAAWLLIFMIFEREYSTAVYLLSPGTEVIGALLVSLWATGAVDQVAALSVINIAMVGAGLAVALRFGVKLHG comes from the coding sequence ATGCTTACAACCAGCACCGGACGATCCGCGCCCGCGCTCGGCGGCGACGCACAGGGCGCGCAGTCGGCGGGCGGACTCCGGCCGCTCGCGGGCATGCTGCGCTGGATCGTCATCGCCGTCCTGACGATCGCCGTCGCGCTGCCGATCGCGTTCATCGTCTTTCAAAGCCTGTTGTCCGCGCCGTTCTTCGACGCGAACAGGACGCTCGGCGTCGAGGGCTTTCGCTTCATCTTCAGCGATCCCGATTTCTGGTCCGCCGTGAAGAACTCGTTCGTCATCGCGGGCGGGATGCTGTTCATCTCGATTCCGCTCGGCGGCATCCTCGCGTTCCTGATGGTGCGCACCGATCTGCCCGGCCGCCGCTGGCTCGAGCCGCTCGTGCTCACGCCCGTGTTCGTGTCGCCGATGGTGCTCGCGTTCGGCTACGTCGTCGCGGCGGGCCCGGTCGGCTTCTACTCGGTGTGGTTCAAGGATCTGTTCGGCGTCGCGTCCGTGCCGTGGAACGTCTACTCGATCCTCGCGATCACGATCATCGTCGGCCTCACGCATGTGCCGCACGTGTATCTGTACGCGTCGGCCGCGCTGCGCAACCTCGGCTCGGACGTCGAGGAAGCCGCGCGCGTCGCGGGCGCGCGGCCGTTTCGCGTCGCGCTCGACGTGAGCCTGCCGATGACGCTGCCCGCACTGCTCTTCTCGGGCGTGCTCGTGTTCTTCCTCGGTTTCGAGGTGTTCGGGCTGCCGCTCGTGCTCGGCGACCCCGAAGGCCACCTCGTGCTCGCGACGTACCTGTACAAGCTGACGAACAAGCTCGGCGTGCCGTCGTATCACCTGATGGCGGCCGTCGCCGTGTGCATCATCGCGATCACGTTCCCGCTCGTGCTGCTGCAGCGCCATCTGCTGAAATCGGCGAACCGCTACGTGACCGTCAAGGGCAAGGCGGGCCGCGCGACCGTGCTGCCGCTGCGCGCGTGGCGCTGGGTCGCGCTCGCGATCGTCGCCGCGTGGCTCGCGCTCACCGTGATCGTGCCGATCTCCGGCATCGTGCTGCGCGCGTTCGTCACGAACTGGGGCGAAGGCGTGCCGCTCGCCGAAGTGCTGACCGTCGCGAACTTCGTCGAGCTGTTCGAGCAGGACAACCTCGTGCGCGCGATCGCCAACACGCTCGGCATCGGCGTGATCGGCGGCGCGCTCGCGATCGGCTTCTATTCGCTCGTCGCGTTCGCGGGCCACCGCCGCCACGACTGGGTCGCGCGCATGCTCGACTACATCGTGCTGCTGCCGCGCGCGGTGCCGGGCCTGCTCGCCGGTCTCGCGTTCCTGTGGATCTTCCTGTTCGTGCCGGGCCTGCGCGAGCTGAAGAACTCGATGTGGAGCATCTGGATCGCGTACACGGTCGTGTGGCTCGCATACGGGATGCGTTTGATCCAGAGCGCGCTGCTGCAGGTCGGCCCCGAACTGGAAGAAGCGGGCCGCAGCGTCGGCGCGACGCGCGCGCGCGTGTCGCTCGACGTGACGCTGCCGCTCGTGCGCTTCGGCCTGCTGGCCGCCTGGCTCTTGATCTTCATGATCTTCGAGCGCGAATACTCGACAGCCGTCTACCTGCTGTCGCCCGGCACCGAGGTGATCGGCGCGCTGCTCGTGTCGCTTTGGGCGACGGGCGCGGTCGACCAGGTCGCCGCGCTGTCCGTCATCAACATCGCAATGGTCGGCGCGGGACTCGCCGTCGCGTTGCGCTTCGGAGTGAAACTGCATGGATAA